AACGCCAGTCAAAGCAGTGTTTATTGGGCATGAATGTTATGCTTATGCCCATTGGCAGAAAACTCATCGCTGTCCGTAAACTATTCACTCCCTCAACTTAAGGAAAACAAATGGCTCAATATGTTTTCAGCATGAATCGGGTCGGGAAAATTGTCCCGCCGAAGCGTCAAATTTTAAAAGATATCTCGCTGAGTTTTTTCCCCGGCGCCAAAATTGGTGTTTTAGGTTTAAATGGCTCGGGTAAATCGACCGTGCTTAAAATCATGGCCGGTATTGATAAAGATATCATTGGCGAAGCCACACCGATGCCGGGCCTAAATATCGGCTATTTGCCGCAAGAGCCACAGCTTGATCCACTTAAAACAGTGCGCGAAGAAGTGGAATCGGGTCTTGGCGAAGTATTTGAAGCGCAAGCCAAGCTAGAAGCCGTTTACGTGGCCTATGCCGAGCCGGATGCTGATTTTGATGCGCTGGCCGAAGAACAAGCGCGTTTAGAGGCGATTATTTCGGCTAGCTCTGGCGACAATGCCGAGCTGCAATTAGAAATCGCCGGCGATGCGCTACGCCTGCCGCCTTGGGATGCCATCATTGGCAATCTGTCTGGTGGTGAAAAGCGCCGCGTGGCGCTGTGTAAACTGCTGCTTTCCAAGCCTGATATGTTGCTGCTTGATGAGCCAACCAATCACTTGGATGCGGAATCAGTCGATTGGCTAGAGCAATTCCTTTGCCGCTTCCCAGGCACTGTGGTGGCCGTTACCCACGATCGCTACTTCTTAGATAACGCGGCCGAGTGGATTTTAGAGCTGGATCGTGGCCACGGCATTCCTTGGAAAGGCAATTACTCGAGCTGGCTAGATCAAAAGCAAGCGCGTTTAAAAACGGAAGAAAACCAAGAATCTGCGCGCCAAAAAACCATTAAGAAAGAATTGGAATGGGTTCGTCAAAATCCTAAAGCGCGTCAAGCTAAATCCAAATCACGGATTGCCCGTTTTGAAGAACTGAATAGCCAAGATTATCAAAAGCAAAATGAAACACAGGAAATCTTTATTCCCGTGGCAGAGCGTTTAGGTAATGAAGTGATTGAATTCGAAAATGTAAGCAAAGCCTTTGGCGATCGCTTGCTGATTGATGATTTAAGCTTCCGCGTACCCCCAGGCGCAATTGTTGGGATTATCGGGCCAAACGGCGCGGGTAAATCCACGCTATTTAAAATGCTGGCTGGTTTAGAGCAGCCAGATAGCGGCACAGTAAAGATCGGCACGACCACTAAAATGGCTTATGTTGACCAAAACCGTGATTCGCTGGGCGATGGCAACAAATCAGTATTTGAGGTGATTTCTGGCGGCCATGACATTCTGACCGTTGGCCGTTACGAAACATCCAGCCGCGCTTACATCGGCCGCTTTAACTTTAAGGG
This genomic interval from Iodobacter fluviatilis contains the following:
- the ettA gene encoding energy-dependent translational throttle protein EttA — protein: MAQYVFSMNRVGKIVPPKRQILKDISLSFFPGAKIGVLGLNGSGKSTVLKIMAGIDKDIIGEATPMPGLNIGYLPQEPQLDPLKTVREEVESGLGEVFEAQAKLEAVYVAYAEPDADFDALAEEQARLEAIISASSGDNAELQLEIAGDALRLPPWDAIIGNLSGGEKRRVALCKLLLSKPDMLLLDEPTNHLDAESVDWLEQFLCRFPGTVVAVTHDRYFLDNAAEWILELDRGHGIPWKGNYSSWLDQKQARLKTEENQESARQKTIKKELEWVRQNPKARQAKSKSRIARFEELNSQDYQKQNETQEIFIPVAERLGNEVIEFENVSKAFGDRLLIDDLSFRVPPGAIVGIIGPNGAGKSTLFKMLAGLEQPDSGTVKIGTTTKMAYVDQNRDSLGDGNKSVFEVISGGHDILTVGRYETSSRAYIGRFNFKGADQAKIVSQLSGGERGRLHLAKTLISGGNVLLLDEPSNDLDIETLRALEDALLEFAGCVLVISHDRWFLDRIATHILACEGDSKWQFFDGNYQEYEADKKKRLGEEGAKPKRIRYKPISR